A single genomic interval of Spinacia oleracea cultivar Varoflay chromosome 6, BTI_SOV_V1, whole genome shotgun sequence harbors:
- the LOC130463066 gene encoding uncharacterized protein, with protein MPDDFEDVTDDEEETREEEDKEAPDPVTQRLNKMDARMTKHYSRLMKLMTRFPGAPTPVETEPTDGYAASPFCEAIARVTVPHTLRLPTWTTLYDGTSDPYRHVNFYKQRMWQIGIPHDLVEPVMCKSFGGTLDGAALEWLTNVPPRSISCLSDLINAFYQQFASSRQLEKQTSDLYRTAIEAFKRGLIPNSELYREITKYPCATFEEVRSRATAQMRIEDDEVIRTASQRSTGGSSDRRSYTPRNNNWRHQPYVRQNQVQSVNQYYDTNNVYRNERVEHPNISDYGFNVDIGGVVNALQNVGGTVRWPRKNDRPDSMKDMSKWCDFHRDNGHTTEECISLRKEVAYLLKRGHLKELLSDKGKETFSKEQTTLPGPATSSERPEPPPFNKVVNVISGGSDICGLTSSAAKKINRGESETVEEGQTEDEVALHRSLTAMAITFDDSDSVDTQREHHDGLVISLPIGNALIKRILVDNGSSANVLFLEALQEMGLEEKNIVRRSTVLVGFSGEALRTVGEISLPTYAEGVNMMTKFNVVDCPSAYNVILGRPWIHKMKAVPSTYHQSIKFPTKWGVMEIKGQQRDAKKCYETALKPSKSPI; from the exons ATGCCCGATGACTTTGAAGACGTGACCGACGATGAGGAGGAAACCCGTGAGGAAGAAGACAAAGAAGCTCCCGATCCGGTGACCCAACGCCTGAACAAGATGGATGCACGCATGACAAAGCACTATTCCCGCCTGATGAAGTTGATGACCAGGTTCCCCGGGGCACCTACACCAGTGGAGACCGAGCCGACCGACGGATATGCCGCGTCGCCGTTCTGCGAAGCGATCGCTAGAGTGACGGTTCCGCACACACTCCGGCTCCCAACCTGGACCACCCTGTACGACGGGACATCCGACCCCTATAGGCACGTCAACTTCTACAAGCAGCGCATGTGGCAGATCGGGATTCCGCACGACCTAGTGGAACCTGTTATGTGCAAATCATTCGGCGGCACCCTTGATGGAGCAGCGTTGGAATGGCTCACGAACGTCCCTCCTAGATCCATCTCCTGTCTGTCCGACCTCATCAACGCCTTCTATCAACAATTCGCCAGCAGTCGCCAGTTAGAAAAACAAACCAGTGATCTCTATCG GACTGCTATTGAGGCGTTCAAGAGAGGCCTCATCCCCAATTCGGAGCTATACCGGGAaataaccaaatacccctgcgcaaCTTTCGAAGAGGTGCGATCAAGGGCCACCGCCCAGATGCGAATCGAAGACGACGAGGTTATCCGAACAGCATCTCAACGATCGACGGGGGGCAGCAGCGACAGAAGATCGTACACCCCAAGGAACAACAATTGGCGACACCAACCGTATGTTCGGCAAAACCAGGTACAAAGTGTCAATCAGTATTATGATACTAACAATGTTTACAGGAACGAGCGGGTCGAACACCCCAACATCTCCGACTACGGCTTCAACGTCGACATTGGAGGTGTGGTGAACGCCCTTCAAAATGTAGGTGGAACAGTCAGATGGCCCCGGAAGAACGACAGACCGGACTCCATGAAGGACATGAGCAAATGGTGCGACTTCCACCGCGACAACGGACACACAACCGAGGAGTGCATCTCCCTCCGAAAGGAAGTCGCATACCTCCTGAAACGGGGGCATCTAAAGGAACTGTTGAGCGACAAGGGAAAAGAAACATTTTCCAAAGAGCAAACCACCCTGCCCGGCCCAGCGACAAGCAGCGAGCGACCAGAACCACCACCGTTCAATAAAGTGGTAAATGTTATTTCCGGTGGTTCAGATATTTGTGGACTAACCtcttctgcagctaaaaaaATTAACAGGGGAGAATCTGAGACCGTAGAAGAGGGACAAACCGAAGACGAGGTCGCACTACACAGGTCCCTGACCGCAATGGCTATTACTTTCGACGATTCAGATTCTGTAGATACACAGCGGGAGCACCACGACGGGTTGGTAATATCGCTCCCAATAGGAAACGCATTGATCAAAAGGATACTGGTCGACAACGGAAGCTCAGCCAACGTACTGTTCTTGGaagcactacaagaaatgggATTAGAAGAGAAAAACATAGTAAGGAGATCAACAGTCCTGGTAGGGTTCAGTGGAGAAGCACTACGGACGGTAGGAGAGATATCGCTGCCTACATACGCAGAAGGCGTCAACATGATGACCAAGTTCAACGTCGTCGATTGTCCATCAGCGTACAACGTCATCCTAGGACgaccatggatccacaaaatgaagGCAGTGCCATCAACATATCAccaatcaatcaaatttccaacCAAGTGGGGggtcatggaaatcaaagggCAGCAAAGGGATGCGAAGAAATGTTACGAGACAGCACTGAAACCATCCAAGTCACccatctag
- the LOC130463067 gene encoding uncharacterized protein, with product MGRSKSVVARGKGESGSTRVKSLNPIYSTVVDPAAFVELAGLPPSAEVKIPGSDEEAFDCPEGYVVMYEYPFTIGFKFPFTPLVRSFIEVFHLSPGQLMPQIWRVFTVVHGVTADWRTPFDLSDLMYSYDLALQKCCRYTLVTKKGKTNLGVGLGVNDRGCQSRFVFVGKDSLGDKGRFLVEGWTMEVVKGSSLTELNADSEDKYRKFLGYSVEDRSFSRDGEFLDEQEVDRSGDVAEEEEIDEGSGQLTRRRKRLDLLEEVVANSSSAEGEVGDMADNSEHTLSSRPVSRMSQSEIQERARKRLRSSSTSGGRGMTVVPRFSAIGSSAETPVVIGAEGFHPIASSSPPQPFKASSAAVDVSKVSTSSAKKRPVETDPVEDTVITLPPSFLGDEEASVIWPFADRLILPTTYRRYHEVDPLPVASDAAELSLRASQAALAVRRQCSLLCDEVTNARQLTATAKKAAASWEAKWKAAEKKVVDLAAVIKAKGDQLKGKDKQLADVAKDLEKVKEELTSTTEELDGLRSLYDALQEEAKDVEALAIWRTRAQMMYSCLIGETSLWPCQKEVDDYLANGGTMADLSVPVVDSEELAKTADTASTEATEVDAALLVVSAPVPDQEGEVLAVGCEEEALAVVSQDETVDVASVEVPVVPPEQEPEQEVVVSTQEGGMY from the exons aTGGGTAGATCTAAGTCGGTTGTAGCGAGAGGAAAGGGGGAGTCGGGTTCCACTCGGGTTAAGTCCCTTAACCCGATATATTCTACTGTGGTGGATCCGGCGGCTTTTGTTGAACTTGCTGGTTTGCCGCCATCGGCGGAAGTGAAGATTCCCGGCTCGGATGAGGAAGCCTTTGACTGTCCCGAGGGGTATGTGGTTATGTATGAGTATCCGTTCACAATTGGCTTCAAATTTCCTTTCACTCCTCTAGTTAGGTCCTTTATCGAGGTTTTCCATTTGAGTCCGGGTCAGTTGATGCCCCAGATATGGCGGGTTTTCACGGTGGTGCATGGAGTTACTGCGGACTGGCGTACGCCGTTTGACCTGTCTGATTTGATGTACTCTTACGACCTAGCACTGCAGAAGTGTTGTAGGTATACCTTGGTTACGAAGAAGGGGAAGACGAACTTAGGTGTTGGTTTAGGTGTGAACGACAGGGGTTGTCAGAGTCGTTTTGTCTTTGTAGGCAAAGATTCTCTGGGAGATAAAGGGCGGTTTCTGGTCGAGGGATGGACGATGGAAG ttgtcaaggggtcgtcgttgactgagttgaacgctGATTCTGAGGATAAGTATCGGAAGTTCTTGGGTTATTCTGTCGAGGATAGGTCTTTCAGTCGCGACGGAGAGTTTTTAGACGAGCAGGAGGTGGACCGGTCAGGCGACGTCGCCGAGGAGGAGGAGATAGACGAGGGATCAGGTCAACTGACTCGTCGTCGGAAAAGGTTGGATTTGCTTGAGGAGGTAGTGGCAAACTCGTCGTCCGCCGAAGGTGAAGTAGGTGATATGGCTGACAACTCAG AGCATACTCTTTCGTCTCGGCCTGTGTCGAGGATGTCTCAGAGTGAGATTCAGGAGCGTGCAAGGAAGCGACTTAGGTCGTCCTCGACTTCTGGTGGACGGGGTATGACGGTTGTACCTCGGTTTTCTGCGATAGGTTCATCGGCCGAGACGCCTGTCGTCATAGGAGCCGAAGGCTTTCATCCGATTGCTTCGTCGTCGCCTCCACAGCCGTTCAAGGCGTCGTCTGCTGCTGTCGACGTTAGTAAAGTGTCTACTTCGTCGGCCAAGAAGCGACCTGTCGAGACGGATCCTGTCGAGGATACGGTTATCACTTTGCCCCCAAGCTTCTTGGGTGATGAAGAGGCGTCGGTTATATGGCCTTTCGCTGATCGCTTGATCTTGCCTACGACGTATCGACGATACCACGAGGTGGATCCTCTTCCTGTCGCGTCGGACGCCGCTGAGCTTAGTCTGCGG GCGTCGCAGGCTGCCTTGGCCGTGCGTAGGCAGTGTTCGTTGCTGTGCGACGAGGTGACGAATGCAAGGCAGCTGACGGCGACGGCGAAGAAGGCGGCCGCATCGTGGGAAGCGAAGTGGAAAGCTGCTGAGAAGAAGGTTGTGGATCTTGCTGCGGTGATTAAGGCCAAGGGTGATCAATTGAAGGGTAAGGATAAGCAGTTAGCCGACGTGGCTAAAGATCTGGAGAAAGTGAAGGAGGAGTTGACCTCGACGACAGAGGAATTGGATGGATTGAGGAGCTTGTACGACGCCCTGCAGGAGGAGGCGAAGGACGTCGAGGCTCTTGCTATATGGAGGACGCGGGCGCAGATGATGTATTCCTGCCTGATTGGGGAGACTAGCCTTTGGCCGTGTCAAAAGGAGGTGGATGACTATCTGGCTAATGGCGGTACCATGGCTGACCTGTCGGTGCCCGTGGTGGATTCGGAGGAGTTGGCGAAGACGGCTGACACTGCTAGTACTGAGGCGACGGAGGTGGATGCTGCTTTGTTGGTGGTGAGTGCGCCTGTTCCGGACCAAGAGGGGGAGGTTTTAGCTGTTGGGTGCGAAGAGGAGGCCCTTGCCGTCGTTTCTCAAGACGAGACGGTGGACGTGGCGTCGGTGGAGGTGCCAGTCGTGCCCCCAGAGCAAGAGCCGGAGCAGGAAGTCGTGGTTTCTACTCAGGAAGGAGGGATGTATTAG